The proteins below come from a single Treponema phagedenis genomic window:
- a CDS encoding FeoA family protein: MTLDELEQGKNAVIENLEITGSTLQRLISLGFTPGAEVSVVRKAPFLDPFDISICGSLVAVRRDEAKRIIIRELAE, encoded by the coding sequence ATGACGCTTGATGAGCTGGAACAGGGTAAAAATGCAGTAATTGAAAATTTAGAAATAACAGGCAGCACCTTGCAGCGGCTTATAAGTTTAGGGTTTACCCCCGGAGCTGAAGTCTCAGTTGTTAGAAAAGCGCCGTTTTTAGATCCCTTCGATATTTCTATTTGCGGTTCTCTTGTGGCAGTACGAAGAGATGAGGCAAAAAGAATTATTATCAGAGAGTTAGCCGAATGA